Proteins encoded by one window of Polyodon spathula isolate WHYD16114869_AA chromosome 16, ASM1765450v1, whole genome shotgun sequence:
- the LOC121329359 gene encoding carbohydrate sulfotransferase 11-like isoform X1: MRKPKICRLVLATCFGSFVLVIFYFQSNSNPAAEQGNLWNGWQGKAGRSPLQTLYDSDQGCEENHSRNQNLLFHAFELSAAQVTHQSRRDLLERTCQTYTRKRRVLTPDDLKHLIVDDRHGLLYCYVPKVACTNWKRVLMVLTGDGKYRDPLKIPANEAHVPSNLRTLSEYSTSEINHRLRNYLKFAFVREPFERLVSAYRNKFTRKYNTAFHKRYGTKIVKRHRPDPSDEALEHGDDVSFEEFVYYLVDPHTQREEPFNEHWERVHSLCHPCIIHYDVVGKYETLDEDARYILQLAGVSDRVHFPSSSKSTRTTDDMTAQFFHKINPFYQKKLYNLYKMDFLLFNYSLPTYLNFR, translated from the exons CTGCAGAACAAGGGAATCTTTGGAACGGCTGGCAAGGGAAAGCTGGGAGAAGTCCACTCCAGACCCTCTATGACAGTGACCAG GGATGTGAAGAGAATCACTCCAGGAATCAAAACCTGCTCTTCCATGCG TTTGAGCTATCGGCTGCCCAAGTGACCCACCAGAGCCGGCGAGACCTGCTGGAAAGGACCTGCCAGACCTACACCAGGAAAAGGCGAGTGCTGACCCCCGACGACCTCAAACACCTCATCGTGGACGACCGCCATGGGCTTCTGTACTGCTACGTTCCCAAGGTGGCCTGCACCAACTGGAAACGTGTCCTGATGGTGCTGACAGGTGACGGCAAGTACCGGGATCCCCTGAAAATCCCTGCCAATGAGGCCCACGTTCCCTCGAACCTGCGCACGCTTTCAGAGTACAGCACCTCAGAGATCAACCACAGGCTGAGGAACTACCTCAAATTCGCGTTCGTCCGAGAGCCGTTTGAGCGCCTGGTTTCGGCCTACCGCAACAAGTTCACCCGGAAGTACAATACAGCCTTCCACAAGCGTTACGGGACCAAGATTGTCAAGCGACACCGGCCAGACCCCAGTGACGAGGCTCTGGAGCACGGGGACGACGTGTCTTTTGAGGAGTTTGTGTACTACCTGGTGGATCCCCACACCCAGCGTGAGGAGCCCTTCAACGAGCACTGGGAGAGGGTGCACTCGCTCTGCCACCCCTGCATCATCCACTATGACGTGGTGGGCAAGTACGAGACTCTGGACGAGGACGCCCGCTACATCCTGCAGCTGGCGGGGGTCAGCGATAGAGTCCATTTCCCTTCCTCCTCCAAGAGCACTAGAACTACGGATGACATGACTGCACAGTTCTTCCACAAAATCAACCCCTTCTACCAGAAGAAACTCTATAATTTGTACAAAATGGACTTCTTGTTGTTTAACTACTCTTTACCAACCTACTTGAACTTTCGATGA
- the LOC121329359 gene encoding carbohydrate sulfotransferase 11-like isoform X2 — MRKPKICRLVLATCFGSFVLVIFYFQSNSNPAAEQGNLWNGWQGKAGRSPLQTLYDSDQFELSAAQVTHQSRRDLLERTCQTYTRKRRVLTPDDLKHLIVDDRHGLLYCYVPKVACTNWKRVLMVLTGDGKYRDPLKIPANEAHVPSNLRTLSEYSTSEINHRLRNYLKFAFVREPFERLVSAYRNKFTRKYNTAFHKRYGTKIVKRHRPDPSDEALEHGDDVSFEEFVYYLVDPHTQREEPFNEHWERVHSLCHPCIIHYDVVGKYETLDEDARYILQLAGVSDRVHFPSSSKSTRTTDDMTAQFFHKINPFYQKKLYNLYKMDFLLFNYSLPTYLNFR; from the exons CTGCAGAACAAGGGAATCTTTGGAACGGCTGGCAAGGGAAAGCTGGGAGAAGTCCACTCCAGACCCTCTATGACAGTGACCAG TTTGAGCTATCGGCTGCCCAAGTGACCCACCAGAGCCGGCGAGACCTGCTGGAAAGGACCTGCCAGACCTACACCAGGAAAAGGCGAGTGCTGACCCCCGACGACCTCAAACACCTCATCGTGGACGACCGCCATGGGCTTCTGTACTGCTACGTTCCCAAGGTGGCCTGCACCAACTGGAAACGTGTCCTGATGGTGCTGACAGGTGACGGCAAGTACCGGGATCCCCTGAAAATCCCTGCCAATGAGGCCCACGTTCCCTCGAACCTGCGCACGCTTTCAGAGTACAGCACCTCAGAGATCAACCACAGGCTGAGGAACTACCTCAAATTCGCGTTCGTCCGAGAGCCGTTTGAGCGCCTGGTTTCGGCCTACCGCAACAAGTTCACCCGGAAGTACAATACAGCCTTCCACAAGCGTTACGGGACCAAGATTGTCAAGCGACACCGGCCAGACCCCAGTGACGAGGCTCTGGAGCACGGGGACGACGTGTCTTTTGAGGAGTTTGTGTACTACCTGGTGGATCCCCACACCCAGCGTGAGGAGCCCTTCAACGAGCACTGGGAGAGGGTGCACTCGCTCTGCCACCCCTGCATCATCCACTATGACGTGGTGGGCAAGTACGAGACTCTGGACGAGGACGCCCGCTACATCCTGCAGCTGGCGGGGGTCAGCGATAGAGTCCATTTCCCTTCCTCCTCCAAGAGCACTAGAACTACGGATGACATGACTGCACAGTTCTTCCACAAAATCAACCCCTTCTACCAGAAGAAACTCTATAATTTGTACAAAATGGACTTCTTGTTGTTTAACTACTCTTTACCAACCTACTTGAACTTTCGATGA